A stretch of Physeter macrocephalus isolate SW-GA chromosome 1, ASM283717v5, whole genome shotgun sequence DNA encodes these proteins:
- the LOC112065012 gene encoding LOW QUALITY PROTEIN: 60S ribosomal protein L21-like (The sequence of the model RefSeq protein was modified relative to this genomic sequence to represent the inferred CDS: inserted 1 base in 1 codon), protein MEPFRKHGVVPLATYMRIYKKGDIVDIKGXGTVQKGMPHKCYHGKTGRVYNVTQHAVGIIVNKQVKGKILAKRINVRIEHIKHSKSRDSFLKRVKENDQKKKEAKEKGTWAQLKRQPAPPREAHFVRTNGKEPELLEPIPHEFMA, encoded by the exons GCCTTTTAGAAAACATGGAGTTGTTCCTTTGGCCACATATATGCGAATCTACAAGAAAGGTGATATTGTAGATATCAAGG ATGGCACTGTTCAAAAAGGAATGCCCCACAAATGTTACCATGGCAAAACTGGGAGAGTCTACAATGTTACCCAGCATGCTGTTGGCATCATTGTAAACAAACAAGTTAAGGGCAAGATTCTTGCCAAGAGAATTAATGTGCGTATCGAACATATTAAGCACTCTAAGAGCCGAGATAGCTTCCTGAAACGGGTGaaggaaaatgatcagaaaaaaaaggaagccaaagAGAAAGGTACTTGGGCTCAACTGAAGCGCCAGCCTGCTCCACCCAGAGAAGCACACTTCGTGAGAACCAATGGAAAGGAGCCTGAACTGTTGGAGCCCATTCCCCATGAATTCATGGCATGA